The following are encoded together in the Nodosilinea sp. PGN35 genome:
- a CDS encoding DUF86 domain-containing protein, translating into MTDEDALYLSHIGEAIGRIEDYTQEGREVFLHTPLIQDAVIRNFEIIGEATKNLSDELRAENSDIRWRQIAGFRDMLIHEYARVNLSRVWNILEQDLPLLKKRVSELLDSLGKA; encoded by the coding sequence ATGACAGATGAAGACGCTCTTTACCTGAGTCATATTGGCGAAGCCATAGGGAGAATTGAGGATTATACGCAGGAGGGGCGAGAGGTTTTCTTACATACTCCACTCATTCAGGATGCTGTGATCCGAAATTTTGAGATTATTGGCGAAGCGACTAAAAACTTGTCGGATGAGTTAAGAGCAGAGAACTCAGATATTCGGTGGAGACAGATAGCGGGTTTTCGGGACATGTTGATCCATGAATACGCAAGAGTTAATTTGTCTAGAGTTTGGAATATTCTTGAGCAAGATTTACCTTTACTAAAAAAGCGTGTTAGCGAACTGTTAGATTCGCTGGGCAAGGCATAA
- a CDS encoding helix-turn-helix transcriptional regulator has protein sequence MPRSQSDQPNQPTLKDLRKRAGLSQEALARILDVSGKTVSNWERGMSIASLTVPQMKALCDALGVTLSELPDDFSS, from the coding sequence ATGCCGCGATCTCAGTCCGATCAGCCTAATCAGCCAACCCTCAAAGACTTGAGAAAGCGAGCGGGGCTTTCCCAGGAGGCGCTAGCCCGGATTCTAGATGTCAGCGGCAAGACCGTGAGCAACTGGGAACGAGGCATGAGTATAGCTAGCCTCACGGTGCCGCAAATGAAGGCCCTGTGCGATGCCCTAGGTGTAACGCTCAGTGAACTGCCCGATGACTTTAGCTCTTAG
- a CDS encoding nucleotidyltransferase domain-containing protein has protein sequence MTDAVVQAIEPEWVILFGSQAKGTARPTSDIDFLVVEAEPFGPERSRRKEAAKVWRVLAKFGIPTDVLMYSLEEIAEWQHSPNHVIACALQEGQVMYERSKAGENVAFGRAPRFAGLERNAESGSICR, from the coding sequence ATGACTGATGCGGTAGTGCAAGCCATTGAGCCTGAGTGGGTGATTCTGTTTGGTTCGCAGGCTAAAGGCACAGCCCGTCCCACCTCGGATATAGATTTTTTGGTGGTAGAGGCTGAGCCGTTTGGGCCAGAACGTAGTCGTCGTAAAGAAGCGGCTAAGGTTTGGCGGGTATTGGCAAAGTTTGGCATTCCTACCGATGTGTTGATGTATAGCCTGGAGGAGATCGCTGAGTGGCAACACAGCCCAAACCATGTGATTGCGTGCGCTTTGCAGGAAGGTCAGGTGATGTATGAGCGATCTAAAGCAGGCGAAAACGTTGCTTTTGGCAGGGCACCGCGATTTGCGGGCCTTGAAAGGAATGCTGAATCAGGAAGTATTTGCAGATGA
- a CDS encoding transposase, producing MHYRRAKTPEATYFFTLVTYNRQPVFRSDETIALLRQAFHTVKAEAHFAIDAIAVLPDHIHGIWTLPQID from the coding sequence ATGCACTACCGCCGCGCCAAAACCCCAGAGGCAACCTACTTTTTCACTCTCGTCACCTACAACCGACAACCTGTATTTCGCAGTGACGAAACCATAGCCCTACTCCGTCAAGCTTTTCATACCGTCAAAGCCGAGGCTCACTTTGCTATTGATGCGATCGCCGTCTTGCCCGACCACATCCACGGCATTTGGACTTTACCCCAAATCGACTAG
- a CDS encoding DNA phosphorothioation-associated protein 4 — protein MALARVHFSEDKAELVRNLRSSDGAIGPFRTYAEIVTFAAALGFHNSRRVPLGNYSRKDPDAVLQEQIRGVELIKLIALAHTQDPEILCDDEVHDYIRVEIFEQYVNGGLEILASELSGSVDYSDQVLLMLKLKKQTQQSSTNFDLSKFL, from the coding sequence ATGGCGCTGGCACGGGTTCATTTTTCAGAAGACAAAGCGGAACTGGTACGAAATTTGCGTTCGAGCGATGGCGCGATCGGGCCTTTTCGTACCTATGCAGAAATTGTGACCTTTGCCGCTGCCCTGGGATTCCACAACTCACGGCGAGTACCGCTGGGCAACTATTCTAGAAAAGACCCGGATGCCGTTCTGCAAGAGCAGATTCGCGGTGTTGAGCTTATAAAGCTGATTGCTTTAGCCCATACTCAAGATCCAGAGATCTTGTGCGATGACGAAGTGCATGACTACATACGAGTTGAAATTTTTGAGCAATATGTGAATGGTGGACTAGAGATTTTAGCGTCTGAATTGAGTGGTAGCGTAGACTACTCAGACCAGGTTCTCTTGATGCTCAAGCTGAAGAAACAGACTCAGCAAAGCAGCACAAATTTTGATTTGTCTAAGTTTCTATAG
- a CDS encoding DUF4058 family protein, whose product MRSPFPGMNPYLENPELWSSIHSRLIVAIADDLVEHLSEKYRVEIEKRTYFFSDEDSVLVGIPDVAVVTHQRTQAPTATATLAPTVQPEQVKVPMAEEVTERYLEIREAATGTVVTVLELLSPKNKRPGEGRIAYLRKRNQALASASHLVEIDLLRGGQPLPMSGEQSSHYRILVSRGDRRPLADLYRFNLQQPIPPIPIPLMAQEPEPMLALQPLLQYVYDKGRYAMAIDYSQPPVPPLAPADSDWVTEQLQIREDGTQ is encoded by the coding sequence ATGCGATCGCCCTTTCCAGGCATGAACCCCTACCTTGAAAATCCTGAGCTGTGGTCATCTATCCACAGCCGGTTGATTGTGGCGATCGCCGACGACCTGGTGGAGCATCTCAGTGAGAAGTACCGGGTTGAGATTGAAAAGCGCACCTACTTTTTCAGCGATGAGGACTCGGTTTTAGTCGGCATTCCAGACGTCGCCGTGGTGACCCATCAACGGACTCAGGCCCCTACGGCCACCGCCACCCTAGCGCCGACCGTGCAGCCTGAACAGGTCAAAGTGCCGATGGCGGAGGAAGTGACGGAGCGCTACCTCGAAATTCGCGAGGCGGCGACGGGAACCGTGGTTACCGTGCTTGAGCTACTGTCGCCTAAAAACAAGCGCCCTGGGGAGGGGAGGATAGCCTACCTGCGGAAACGCAACCAGGCTTTAGCCAGTGCCTCACACCTGGTGGAAATTGACCTCCTGCGGGGCGGGCAACCCCTGCCGATGTCGGGCGAACAGTCCAGCCACTACCGAATTTTGGTATCGCGGGGCGATCGCCGTCCCCTGGCCGACCTATACCGATTCAACCTCCAGCAGCCGATTCCCCCGATACCGATACCGCTGATGGCCCAGGAGCCAGAACCCATGCTGGCCCTACAGCCCCTGCTACAGTACGTCTACGACAAAGGGCGATACGCTATGGCCATTGACTACAGCCAACCACCAGTGCCGCCCTTAGCCCCGGCAGATAGCGACTGGGTTACAGAGCAGCTCCAGATCAGGGAAGACGGAACCCAATGA
- a CDS encoding HNH endonuclease → MPKDLQYYAKKFATLNVNRHRKRGSAPHKPVLLISVMELIEQGRMRLNQVPLSPELISTFLKYWRSLVRTEHRSDISLPFVHLTGDGFWHLAFYPDSETATPTGLGRKGVTAVRRIVQYAWLDPELFAILQDPGQRIILLRMLIDSWFAGRSHEIEQLSLIDEFELVKSQLLREGGATYRVEDLKDEENIVVRNGAFRKIVVSLYDQRCAFCGLRIISADGQDIVDGAHIKPFAEFRDDRFVNGLALCKNHHWAFDHGWFGVDDDYRIVIPQERFMEEPAVESREMVAFRGEAIGLPGEREFRPSLDGLRWHRERWTIG, encoded by the coding sequence ATGCCGAAAGACCTGCAATACTACGCCAAAAAGTTTGCGACGCTGAACGTCAACCGGCACCGAAAGCGAGGGTCGGCACCGCACAAGCCTGTGCTGTTGATTTCGGTGATGGAGCTAATCGAGCAGGGCAGGATGCGGTTAAATCAGGTGCCGCTGTCGCCGGAGCTAATTTCGACGTTTTTGAAGTACTGGCGCAGCCTGGTCAGAACGGAGCATCGCTCGGATATTTCGCTGCCGTTTGTACATTTGACTGGGGATGGGTTTTGGCACCTGGCGTTTTACCCCGATAGTGAAACGGCAACGCCGACGGGGCTGGGCCGAAAGGGGGTAACGGCGGTGCGACGAATTGTGCAGTATGCATGGCTAGACCCGGAGCTGTTTGCGATTTTGCAAGACCCAGGGCAGCGGATAATTTTGCTGCGGATGCTGATCGATAGCTGGTTTGCGGGGCGATCGCATGAGATTGAGCAGCTATCATTAATCGATGAATTTGAGTTGGTGAAATCTCAGCTTTTGCGGGAGGGTGGTGCGACCTACAGGGTCGAAGACCTGAAGGATGAGGAGAATATTGTTGTCAGGAATGGGGCGTTTCGCAAGATTGTGGTGTCGCTCTACGACCAGCGCTGCGCGTTTTGTGGGTTGAGGATTATTAGCGCGGATGGGCAGGACATTGTGGATGGTGCCCACATTAAGCCGTTTGCAGAGTTTAGGGATGATCGCTTTGTGAATGGGCTGGCGCTGTGCAAGAACCACCACTGGGCGTTTGACCACGGCTGGTTTGGGGTGGATGACGACTACCGAATTGTGATTCCGCAGGAGCGGTTTATGGAGGAGCCAGCGGTGGAGAGTCGGGAGATGGTGGCGTTTAGGGGAGAGGCGATCGGGCTACCGGGGGAGCGGGAGTTTAGGCCAAGCTTGGATGGGTTAAGGTGGCATCGGGAGCGGTGGACGATAGGATAA
- a CDS encoding type II toxin-antitoxin system PemK/MazF family toxin, giving the protein MVVVPFPFSDLTQAKRRPALVLATLAGDDVILCQITSQAVRDRYSVALAPADFGSGSLPKDSNIRPNRLFMADRGILLYKVGTTCLSKLLEVVQQVVGILQLEA; this is encoded by the coding sequence GTGGTAGTCGTGCCGTTTCCTTTTTCGGATCTAACTCAGGCCAAGAGAAGGCCAGCGTTGGTGCTAGCAACTTTAGCAGGGGATGATGTAATTCTTTGTCAAATCACAAGTCAGGCTGTGCGCGATCGCTATTCTGTAGCGTTGGCACCTGCGGATTTTGGGAGTGGTAGTTTACCAAAGGATAGCAATATTCGTCCGAATAGGTTGTTTATGGCTGATCGGGGTATTCTGTTATATAAAGTAGGCACGACATGCTTGAGCAAGTTATTGGAGGTTGTTCAACAGGTGGTCGGAATTCTGCAACTTGAGGCTTGA
- a CDS encoding AAA family ATPase codes for MKLLGLKLYNFRPFYGEHGLSFAKTADHNITVIHGNNGSGKTALLNAFTWALYERFTAALASPDQLVNRRALAEAADREAVDCWVEVGFDHDGKQYRVRRSCQATKRGEAVTQSASEVAMQFVGDDGRWSTLPASKNPDDVVGRMLPKSLHQYFFFDGERIEQLVRTDNRAEIAEATQKLLGVKVLDNAIKHLNAARKTLEDELSGIGDAETKSLLAQRRDKEATHDALETRQAEIDQELAHQATLKQEYSLRLRESGEFESLQRRMDQLTEQEKELRDRLQDAKKVLKQAISNRGYTVFLPSVIDKFRALVQEREQRGELPADVKPRFVQDLLDLERCICGMALHPGTPHRQAVEAWLHKSGLAEVESTIYRLEAWANQQSDQQEDFWREVDQEQATINHCKQKLSQIETDLEDLRDQLRTSPREDIRQLQERIDEVDCKSEGLILEKGRNQERIALLGNEITQLRKQVRDRKQNQSKQQLAVKRIEAAQEAIDRLKELKQNQDLLFRQELQDTLTQLYSDISFKAYIPRISEKYELNLVERVGNQEVLVGASTGENQILSLSFIGSVVERIRQWSENKLVMGPDSSTFPLVMDSPFGSLDEIYRRQVSKLLPGLADQLIVMASPTQWRGEVEEEMLPRVGREYVLVYNSPRDDLQGDTMMRLGRETYPLIRQSPDEFEFTEIVEVHRYG; via the coding sequence ATGAAGCTGCTGGGCCTCAAACTCTACAATTTTCGCCCCTTTTATGGCGAGCACGGGCTGAGCTTTGCCAAGACCGCCGACCACAACATCACCGTCATCCACGGCAACAATGGCTCGGGCAAGACCGCCCTGCTCAACGCCTTTACCTGGGCGCTGTACGAACGCTTTACCGCTGCCCTGGCCTCGCCCGATCAACTGGTGAACCGACGGGCGCTGGCGGAGGCGGCAGATCGGGAGGCGGTGGATTGCTGGGTAGAGGTGGGCTTTGACCACGATGGCAAGCAGTACCGGGTGCGGCGATCGTGCCAGGCCACTAAGCGGGGGGAGGCCGTTACCCAGTCGGCCAGTGAGGTGGCGATGCAGTTTGTGGGCGACGATGGCCGCTGGTCTACCCTGCCTGCTTCAAAAAACCCCGACGATGTGGTGGGGCGCATGCTGCCCAAGAGCCTGCACCAGTATTTTTTCTTTGACGGGGAGCGCATTGAGCAGCTGGTGCGCACCGACAACCGGGCCGAAATTGCTGAAGCCACCCAAAAGCTACTGGGGGTGAAGGTGCTCGACAATGCCATCAAGCACCTCAACGCCGCCCGCAAAACTCTGGAAGATGAGCTTTCGGGCATTGGCGACGCCGAAACCAAGAGCCTGTTGGCCCAGCGGCGCGACAAAGAAGCCACCCACGACGCCCTGGAAACCCGCCAGGCCGAGATTGACCAGGAGCTGGCCCACCAGGCCACCCTGAAGCAGGAGTACAGCCTGCGCCTGCGCGAGTCAGGGGAGTTTGAATCGCTCCAGCGGCGGATGGATCAGCTTACGGAGCAGGAAAAAGAGCTGCGCGATCGCCTCCAGGACGCCAAAAAGGTGCTCAAGCAGGCGATCTCGAACCGGGGCTACACGGTATTTTTGCCCTCGGTGATCGACAAATTTCGCGCCCTGGTGCAGGAGCGAGAGCAGCGGGGCGAGCTGCCCGCCGATGTCAAGCCACGGTTTGTGCAAGATCTGCTGGATCTGGAGCGCTGCATCTGCGGTATGGCGCTGCACCCCGGCACCCCCCACCGCCAGGCGGTAGAAGCCTGGCTGCACAAGTCGGGCCTGGCCGAGGTGGAATCGACCATCTACCGGCTAGAGGCGTGGGCCAACCAGCAGTCCGACCAGCAGGAGGACTTTTGGCGCGAGGTCGATCAGGAGCAGGCCACCATCAACCACTGCAAGCAAAAGCTGTCGCAGATTGAAACCGACCTGGAAGACCTGCGCGACCAGCTGCGCACCAGCCCCCGCGAAGACATTCGCCAGCTCCAGGAGCGCATCGACGAGGTCGATTGCAAGAGCGAGGGCCTGATCTTAGAAAAGGGCCGCAACCAGGAGCGGATTGCCCTGCTGGGCAACGAGATTACTCAACTGCGCAAACAGGTGCGCGATCGCAAGCAAAACCAGAGCAAGCAGCAGCTGGCGGTAAAGCGCATTGAGGCGGCCCAGGAGGCGATCGATCGCCTCAAGGAACTGAAGCAAAATCAAGACCTTCTCTTTCGCCAGGAGCTGCAAGACACCCTCACCCAGCTCTACAGCGACATTTCCTTCAAGGCCTATATTCCCCGCATCAGCGAGAAGTACGAGCTAAACCTGGTGGAGCGGGTGGGCAACCAGGAGGTGCTGGTGGGCGCTTCGACTGGCGAAAACCAGATTCTCAGCCTGTCGTTTATCGGCAGCGTGGTGGAGCGCATTCGCCAGTGGAGCGAAAATAAGCTGGTGATGGGGCCAGACAGCAGCACGTTCCCGCTGGTGATGGATTCGCCCTTTGGCAGCCTGGATGAAATCTATCGGCGGCAGGTGTCTAAGCTGCTGCCGGGGCTGGCGGATCAGCTGATTGTGATGGCGAGCCCCACCCAGTGGCGCGGCGAGGTGGAAGAAGAAATGCTGCCTCGGGTGGGGCGAGAATATGTGCTGGTCTACAATTCTCCCAGGGACGATCTTCAGGGCGATACGATGATGCGCCTGGGCCGCGAAACCTACCCGCTGATTCGGCAAAGCCCCGATGAGTTTGAGTTCACCGAGATTGTGGAGGTGCATCGCTATGGCTGA
- a CDS encoding HEPN domain-containing protein has protein sequence MSDLKQAKTLLLAGHRDLRALKGMLNQEVFADEIFGFHIQQAAEKAIKAWLAAIGDVFPYTHDLGTLLQRLEARGYDVSEFWELLEFTPYALQFR, from the coding sequence ATGAGCGATCTAAAGCAGGCGAAAACGTTGCTTTTGGCAGGGCACCGCGATTTGCGGGCCTTGAAAGGAATGCTGAATCAGGAAGTATTTGCAGATGAGATATTTGGATTTCACATTCAGCAGGCAGCGGAAAAGGCCATAAAAGCATGGTTGGCGGCGATCGGTGATGTCTTTCCCTACACCCATGATTTAGGAACGTTGTTACAAAGGTTAGAAGCCCGTGGGTATGATGTAAGCGAGTTTTGGGAACTGCTGGAATTTACACCCTATGCACTGCAATTTCGCTAG
- a CDS encoding DNA phosphorothioation system restriction enzyme encodes MAFPEAVARSLLQLCPAQAPTQEPRVATSPGDYTVDDSSLPELLSGGTPKLPPSITLRPYQQQAIANWFANHGRGTLKMATGSGKTITALAITAALYDKIQLQALIVVCPYRHLVSQWARECRRFGLEPILAYDNVKQWQDRLSSQLYSVRSGYQPFVTVITTNATLTGSGLQSQLPYFPEKTLIIGDEAHNLGARRLEQSLPRTVGLRLALSATPERYFDETGTEGIFTYFGPVLQPEFTLADAIAQGALVRYRYYPILVELTEEETQQYATLSRKIGQIASLGDGELEDKIKGLLNQRSRLVGNAANKLAALRSLMGDRLHTSHTLVYCGDGSVEDSVSQETYRSVEAVTALLGKELGYRVNTYTADTPLEEREDLRQRFESGELQGLVAIRCLDEGVDIPATQTAVIMASSGNPRQFVQRRGRVLRRSPGKDRATIFDMIVVPPALEGESLAVERGLLKKELRRFVEFAQLADNAGEARVQLLDLQKRYGLLDM; translated from the coding sequence ATGGCATTTCCTGAGGCGGTGGCGCGATCGCTGCTTCAGCTCTGCCCAGCCCAGGCACCCACTCAAGAGCCCAGAGTCGCCACCAGTCCGGGGGATTACACCGTCGATGATTCCTCGCTCCCAGAGCTGCTTAGCGGGGGCACGCCAAAACTCCCACCGAGCATCACCCTGCGCCCCTACCAGCAGCAGGCGATTGCCAACTGGTTTGCCAACCACGGGCGCGGCACGCTAAAGATGGCGACGGGCAGCGGTAAGACAATCACGGCGCTGGCGATCACCGCCGCTCTCTACGACAAAATTCAGCTCCAGGCGCTGATCGTGGTGTGCCCCTACCGCCACCTGGTCAGCCAGTGGGCGCGGGAGTGCCGCAGGTTTGGCCTGGAGCCGATTCTCGCCTACGACAACGTCAAGCAGTGGCAAGACCGGCTGTCGAGCCAGCTCTACAGCGTGCGCTCGGGCTACCAGCCCTTTGTCACAGTGATCACCACCAACGCCACGCTGACGGGCAGCGGCCTCCAGTCGCAGCTGCCGTATTTTCCTGAAAAAACATTGATCATTGGCGATGAGGCCCACAATTTGGGGGCCAGACGGCTAGAGCAGAGCCTGCCCCGCACGGTGGGGCTGCGGCTGGCGCTGTCGGCCACCCCCGAGCGCTACTTCGACGAAACGGGCACCGAGGGCATCTTCACCTACTTTGGCCCGGTGCTACAGCCGGAGTTTACCCTAGCCGATGCGATCGCCCAGGGAGCCCTGGTCCGCTACCGCTACTACCCCATCCTGGTAGAGCTGACCGAGGAAGAAACTCAGCAGTACGCCACCCTCAGCCGCAAAATTGGCCAGATCGCCTCCCTGGGTGACGGCGAGCTGGAGGACAAGATCAAGGGGCTGCTCAACCAGCGATCGCGGCTGGTGGGCAATGCGGCCAATAAATTGGCGGCGCTGCGATCGCTAATGGGCGATCGCCTCCACACGTCCCACACCCTGGTCTACTGCGGTGACGGCAGCGTGGAGGATAGCGTGTCCCAGGAGACCTACCGCTCTGTCGAGGCGGTCACGGCCCTGCTGGGCAAAGAGCTGGGCTACCGGGTCAACACCTACACCGCCGACACCCCCCTGGAGGAACGCGAAGACCTGCGCCAGCGGTTTGAGTCGGGAGAATTGCAGGGCCTGGTCGCCATCCGCTGCCTGGACGAAGGGGTTGACATTCCCGCCACCCAGACGGCGGTGATCATGGCCAGCAGCGGCAACCCGCGCCAGTTTGTGCAGCGGCGGGGCCGGGTGCTGCGGCGTTCCCCCGGCAAAGATCGGGCGACCATTTTTGACATGATCGTCGTGCCCCCGGCGCTGGAGGGCGAGTCGTTGGCGGTGGAGCGGGGGCTGCTAAAAAAGGAGCTACGCCGCTTTGTGGAGTTCGCGCAGCTAGCCGACAATGCGGGCGAGGCCAGGGTGCAACTGCTCGACCTGCAAAAGCGCTACGGCCTCTTGGACATGTGA
- a CDS encoding P-loop ATPase, Sll1717 family: protein MNLSEVSFGDRVAENEADRLARYFISTEQWENIYSGKADVIFGAKGSGKSALYTLLLANSGSLLEKGIVLLTAEQPKGKTVFSDITSNPPTSENEFVSLWKIYFCQLIIKYLKEGNICTGKAKFVEAKLIEANLIEEENTLKKLVNSAKEFAKNLLAVESLEGGATLEGGITGKITFKTPSKENREKGYVSIDELIENLNNHLQETGNIFWISIDRLDIAFDESLDLEKNALRALFRAYRDLEAYPLIKLKIFLRNDIWKRITEEGFREASHITRSTTIQWNEKNLLNLIVMRILDNESICQAYQIDAEEVRSNYDKQIEVYYTLFPQQVDIGEKQSTTFNWILSRVRDGLGNEAPRELIHYHNEVITQERRAQDIRSSNVEEPNIVSRQSIKEAAQEVSRVRIEQTLYAEYPHLKPHVSALENSKAEHNLATLSSAWGVSEDRALAIAQELSEIGFFEQKLAKIERIYKIPFLYRFYLDISQGKAF, encoded by the coding sequence ATGAACCTTAGTGAAGTGTCTTTTGGCGATCGGGTGGCCGAAAACGAGGCTGACAGATTAGCTCGTTATTTTATCAGCACTGAGCAATGGGAAAATATTTATAGTGGCAAAGCAGATGTGATTTTTGGGGCCAAAGGATCAGGAAAGAGCGCTCTATACACCTTGCTTCTTGCTAATTCAGGCTCTCTTCTTGAAAAGGGAATTGTATTACTAACGGCGGAACAGCCCAAAGGGAAAACAGTTTTTTCTGATATCACCAGTAATCCCCCAACTAGTGAAAACGAATTTGTTAGCTTGTGGAAAATCTATTTCTGTCAGCTAATAATCAAATACCTTAAAGAAGGAAATATTTGTACTGGGAAGGCAAAATTTGTCGAAGCAAAGTTAATCGAAGCAAATCTAATAGAAGAAGAAAACACTCTCAAGAAGCTTGTCAATAGCGCGAAAGAATTTGCAAAGAATTTATTGGCAGTGGAATCTTTAGAGGGCGGAGCAACGCTTGAAGGAGGAATTACTGGAAAAATCACCTTTAAGACACCTTCTAAAGAGAACAGAGAGAAGGGTTATGTTTCAATTGATGAGCTTATAGAAAATTTAAACAATCATCTACAGGAAACAGGAAATATATTTTGGATTTCAATTGACAGGCTTGATATTGCTTTTGACGAATCTCTTGACTTAGAAAAAAACGCATTAAGAGCACTTTTCAGGGCTTACCGAGATCTTGAAGCATACCCCTTGATAAAACTAAAGATTTTTCTGCGAAATGATATATGGAAGCGGATAACCGAAGAGGGCTTTAGAGAGGCAAGTCATATTACTAGAAGCACTACTATCCAGTGGAATGAAAAGAATCTTCTGAATCTAATCGTGATGAGAATTTTGGATAACGAATCAATTTGTCAAGCATATCAGATTGATGCCGAAGAAGTACGTAGTAATTACGACAAACAAATAGAGGTTTACTACACCCTTTTCCCACAACAAGTTGATATTGGAGAAAAGCAGTCAACAACTTTCAATTGGATTCTAAGCAGGGTTAGAGATGGCCTAGGAAATGAGGCACCTCGAGAATTAATTCATTATCATAATGAAGTTATTACACAAGAAAGAAGGGCCCAAGATATCAGGAGTTCTAATGTTGAGGAACCTAACATTGTTAGTAGACAGTCTATTAAAGAAGCAGCTCAAGAGGTTTCAAGAGTGCGAATAGAGCAAACACTTTATGCGGAATATCCTCACTTAAAACCTCATGTGTCAGCCTTGGAAAATAGTAAGGCAGAACATAATCTGGCTACATTATCAAGTGCTTGGGGAGTGAGCGAGGATAGAGCGTTGGCCATAGCTCAAGAGCTTAGTGAAATCGGATTTTTTGAGCAAAAGCTAGCAAAGATAGAGAGGATTTACAAAATCCCATTTCTGTATAGATTTTATTTGGATATATCTCAAGGAAAAGCTTTTTAA
- a CDS encoding nucleotidyltransferase family protein yields the protein MVAIPALTQELGMVLSLESLQANRAKILALAEKYGASNVRVFGSVARGEAQEDSDVDFLIDLEPGRSLLDHIGFKQELEDLLGRSVDVAESITLHDLIRDRVLRDAIAL from the coding sequence ATGGTTGCGATTCCTGCCCTAACTCAAGAACTCGGCATGGTTCTATCACTAGAAAGTCTTCAAGCCAATCGGGCTAAAATTCTGGCACTGGCTGAAAAGTATGGCGCTTCTAATGTGCGGGTCTTTGGCTCGGTAGCTCGTGGAGAAGCCCAGGAAGATAGCGATGTCGATTTTTTAATTGATCTTGAACCAGGCCGGAGCTTACTCGATCACATTGGTTTCAAGCAAGAACTAGAAGATTTGCTGGGGCGATCGGTCGATGTTGCAGAGTCAATTACGCTGCACGACTTGATTCGCGATCGCGTTTTGAGGGATGCGATCGCGCTATGA
- a CDS encoding nucleoside triphosphate pyrophosphohydrolase: MPTGAVSRSTGRDYTLLYYPPGEESTFMVRKEYNKLVRDRIPEILESQQVKFGVEEMTQADYCQALRQKLIEEALEAAEAGEDTLVIELADLWEVIDATMVAYGLQRNQVLACQMQRRMERGAFSQKLRLLWTET, translated from the coding sequence ATGCCTACGGGTGCTGTGTCGCGCTCTACTGGTCGCGACTACACGCTGCTTTACTATCCCCCCGGAGAGGAATCTACGTTTATGGTGCGCAAGGAATACAACAAGCTGGTGCGCGATCGCATCCCTGAAATCCTCGAAAGCCAGCAGGTCAAGTTTGGCGTTGAGGAGATGACCCAGGCCGACTACTGCCAGGCATTGCGGCAAAAGCTGATCGAGGAAGCGCTGGAAGCGGCCGAAGCCGGTGAAGACACCTTGGTGATAGAACTAGCCGACCTATGGGAGGTGATTGATGCCACGATGGTGGCCTACGGCCTTCAGCGGAACCAGGTGCTGGCTTGCCAGATGCAGCGGCGCATGGAGCGGGGAGCCTTTAGCCAAAAGTTGCGACTGCTCTGGACAGAAACCTAG
- a CDS encoding DUF2281 domain-containing protein, whose amino-acid sequence MTARDSILRELDKTPEDVLATVLSFIQFLNSTQTQEKFETAFLSESLLTKDWLSPEEEAWQDL is encoded by the coding sequence ATGACAGCTAGAGACTCAATACTGCGTGAATTGGATAAAACACCGGAAGATGTTTTGGCAACGGTGCTTTCATTTATTCAGTTCTTGAATTCAACCCAGACTCAGGAGAAGTTTGAAACGGCTTTTTTGAGTGAGTCTTTGCTAACCAAAGATTGGCTCTCGCCGGAGGAGGAGGCTTGGCAAGATTTGTAA
- a CDS encoding DUF5615 family PIN-like protein, with amino-acid sequence MKIILDECVDRRLAREFIGYEVSTVPKMGWAGIKNGQLLARVSGAFDVFITVDRNLSFEQNLSQFDVAIIVLQARSNRLADLKALVPNTLEILAEAPKGAATLVDLG; translated from the coding sequence ATGAAAATCATTCTGGATGAATGTGTTGACCGTAGGCTTGCCAGAGAGTTCATCGGTTATGAGGTCAGCACTGTCCCCAAAATGGGTTGGGCTGGGATTAAAAATGGTCAATTGCTGGCACGGGTTTCAGGGGCTTTTGACGTATTTATCACAGTTGACCGTAATTTGTCCTTTGAGCAAAATCTGTCTCAATTTGATGTGGCAATTATTGTTTTACAGGCTCGTTCAAATCGGTTGGCTGATCTCAAAGCTTTAGTTCCAAATACTTTAGAGATTTTGGCAGAAGCTCCAAAAGGGGCAGCAACGCTAGTCGATTTGGGGTAA